A single genomic interval of Mucilaginibacter robiniae harbors:
- a CDS encoding multicopper oxidase domain-containing protein, whose amino-acid sequence MKKLILFFGPFLLFSAAFAQHHMIAMGTNKQNKHLPLYTKIGKREIYHLYINDTAVNYTGKQAAGMAINGSIPAPTLEFTEGDTAEIYVHNEMMMETSIHWHGLILPNRYDGVSYLTTSPIAAGQTHLFKFPLVQHGTYWYHSHTMTQEQSGLYGAFIIHERQTAPVKEYTLLLSDWTDENPEQVQRRLHNASDWYAIRKGSTQNYLQAIQTGHLKTKLTNEWKRMTAMDVSDVYYDRFFSNGKAENAAPQFRAGDQVRLRVVNGSSSTYFWLAWAGGKIKVVANDGEDVQPVEADRMIVGVAETYDVMVTIPADGSYEFLATPEDRTKFTSLWLGEGTRHPAKKLPKLTYFDGMKMMNDMMDMHGNMKEMAGMKMTNQVMDMNTVMYQELDEGEPPVTLNYGMLKAVHPTTLPAGPTKLLNFELTGNMNRYVWSINNKTVSETDKILIKQGENVRIILYNNTMMRHPMHLHGHFFRVLNGQGEYSPLKNTLDIMPMERDTIEFRATESGDWFFHCHILYHMMSGMGRIFSYENSPANPEVPDPAAGFKKVAADDRKFYASAKLGLETNGSDGNAALANTRWKFSTMWHLGIKDTKGYESETMFGRYFGRMQWLYAYAGFDYHYKKTDEQEKNLFGQISNKNNRHTVVAGLAYTLPMLFVADARIDGNGKLRFQLGRDDIALTSRLRFSIVGNTDKEYSAGLRYIVNKNFSLSSHYDSDMGLGAGLTLTY is encoded by the coding sequence GAAGAAGTTAATTTTATTTTTTGGTCCTTTTTTGCTGTTCTCTGCCGCATTTGCCCAACATCACATGATAGCTATGGGTACTAATAAACAGAACAAGCATTTGCCGCTTTACACCAAGATCGGCAAGCGGGAGATTTATCACCTGTACATCAATGATACCGCGGTAAATTACACGGGTAAGCAGGCGGCAGGGATGGCCATCAACGGCAGCATTCCGGCGCCAACACTGGAATTTACGGAGGGCGACACCGCAGAGATATATGTTCATAACGAAATGATGATGGAAACGTCCATCCACTGGCACGGGCTGATCCTTCCAAACCGGTATGACGGTGTTTCCTATTTAACCACATCGCCTATAGCAGCAGGACAAACGCACTTGTTCAAATTTCCGCTGGTACAGCATGGCACCTATTGGTATCATTCCCATACGATGACGCAGGAACAAAGCGGCTTGTATGGCGCCTTTATCATCCATGAGCGCCAAACTGCCCCTGTGAAGGAATATACCTTGCTGCTAAGCGACTGGACTGACGAAAACCCCGAGCAGGTGCAACGGCGGCTGCATAACGCCTCCGACTGGTATGCCATCCGAAAAGGCAGTACCCAGAATTATTTGCAGGCCATTCAAACCGGTCATTTGAAAACAAAGCTGACCAACGAATGGAAAAGAATGACGGCTATGGACGTCAGTGACGTTTACTATGACCGCTTCTTCAGCAATGGTAAAGCAGAAAATGCAGCACCGCAGTTCAGGGCGGGCGACCAGGTCAGGCTGCGCGTTGTCAACGGCAGTTCCTCTACCTATTTCTGGCTGGCTTGGGCTGGCGGCAAAATCAAAGTTGTGGCCAATGATGGTGAAGATGTGCAGCCGGTGGAGGCCGACCGTATGATCGTTGGGGTGGCGGAAACTTACGACGTGATGGTTACTATTCCCGCTGACGGTAGTTACGAATTCCTCGCCACGCCTGAAGACCGGACAAAATTTACATCACTTTGGTTAGGTGAAGGCACAAGGCATCCTGCAAAGAAGCTACCGAAGCTGACCTATTTCGACGGCATGAAAATGATGAATGATATGATGGACATGCATGGTAATATGAAAGAAATGGCTGGTATGAAAATGACGAATCAGGTCATGGACATGAACACCGTCATGTATCAGGAGCTGGACGAAGGAGAACCGCCTGTCACGCTGAACTACGGCATGCTCAAAGCGGTTCACCCGACAACGCTGCCTGCTGGTCCAACTAAACTCCTCAATTTTGAACTGACCGGAAATATGAACCGCTATGTGTGGTCAATCAACAACAAAACAGTCTCTGAAACAGATAAAATACTGATCAAACAAGGCGAGAACGTCCGTATCATTCTTTACAATAACACGATGATGCGTCACCCGATGCACCTGCACGGGCACTTCTTTCGGGTGCTGAACGGACAGGGTGAGTACTCGCCTTTAAAAAACACGCTGGACATTATGCCGATGGAACGCGATACGATCGAGTTTCGGGCAACAGAAAGCGGGGACTGGTTTTTCCATTGCCATATTCTTTACCACATGATGAGCGGTATGGGACGCATATTCAGCTACGAAAATTCCCCGGCTAACCCGGAAGTTCCCGATCCCGCGGCTGGGTTTAAAAAGGTAGCTGCGGACGACCGTAAGTTCTACGCATCTGCAAAATTAGGCCTCGAAACCAACGGTAGTGACGGCAACGCGGCGTTAGCCAATACCCGCTGGAAGTTTTCTACGATGTGGCACCTGGGCATCAAGGATACGAAAGGTTATGAAAGCGAAACGATGTTCGGGCGTTACTTTGGCCGGATGCAGTGGCTCTATGCTTATGCCGGCTTTGATTACCACTATAAAAAGACGGACGAGCAGGAAAAAAATCTGTTCGGGCAAATCAGCAATAAGAATAACCGCCATACCGTAGTGGCGGGTTTAGCTTATACATTGCCCATGCTGTTTGTTGCCGACGCGCGGATTGATGGCAATGGGAAATTGCGGTTTCAGTTAGGTCGCGATGATATTGCTTTAACGAGCCGACTGAGGTTCTCCAT